The region TATGACGGTTCGACCGCCAAGCTGAACAACTGGAATCCCTGGATCCACTCCGAGCTGCTGCTGGCCACCGCGCTGACAGAGGAGTCCGACGAGGTCCGTGGCACATTGGTCTCCCGCATCGTCCAGGGCCTGGAGAACTACCTGGCGGCGCACCCGGAAGACGGCGGCTGCGACGAAGGGCCGCACTACTGGTGGCGCGCCGGGGCCAGCCTCTTCGAGTGCCTGGAGACCCTCACCTCGCTGCTCGGCACCGACGCGGGGGTCTTCGACCATCCGCTGATACGCGCCATCGCGCGCTATCCCCTGGCCACCTGGATCGGCGACGGCTGGGCGGTCAACTTCGCGGACGGGCCGGCGCGTCCGCGCGAGATGGGGCCGGCGGTGCTGCACCGGTACGGCCGCCGCACCGATCAGCCGGAGGTGTCCGCACACGCCCGGGCGCTGCGCGGCGGCGCCGATGCCGCGACCCCGGAGACCGGCGGGCCGTTCGACCTGCGCCGAATCTCGGATGCCCTCTTCGACGCCGACTGGCAGGCGGCCGGGCCCGCCCCCTTCCCACTGCCCGTACGAAGCTGGCTGCCCGACACCCAGGTCCTGGTCACCCGCGCCGCGGCGGGCACGGAGCGCGGGCTGCTGCTCGCGGCGAAGGGCGGCCACAACGACGAGAGCCACAACCACAACGATGTCGGCACCTTCATCGTGGCCCTCGACGCCCGGCCGCTGCTGATCGACGCCGGGGTCGGCACGTACCGCAAGGAGACGTTCAGCCCGGAGCGTTACGGAATCTGGTCGATGACCAGCGAGTATCACAACGTGCCGATGGTCAACGGCCTCGGCCAGCCGCCGGGGCCGGGCTTCCGGGCGGCCGCGGTCGCCCACTGCTGCGACGGCACCACTGACGAGCTGAGGTGTGACCTGGCCGCGGCCTATCCGCCTGAAGCAGGGCTGACTCGCTGGCAGCGTACGTTCCGGCTCGTACGCGACGCGGACGACGACGAGCGCATAGAGATCGGCGACGCCTGGGGCTGCTCCGCCCCGCCGGGCTCACTGGCGCTGCACCTCCTGGCCGGCGGGGATGTGGCCCTCGCGGACGGGGGCGGCCGGGCCGTCGTCAGCCCGTCGGCCGGGCGTGGGCTGATCCTGGGCTGGAACGCCGGGGCGTTCACCGCCTCAGTGGAGACGATCCCGCTCACCGACCCGGCCTTTACCCGCGTGTGGGGCTCGGCGATCCACCGGCTCGTCCTCACCGCCCGCCGGCCCGCGACCGAGGGTGAGCACACGCTGACGGTGCGGCCGGATTCCCGTCCTCCACGCCCACGCGGCGATCTCGACCCTGCGGCGGAGGGTGAGCTTGCGTTGGACGTTTCCTCCAGCGCCTCGTCAACCAGATCGCTGTAGGCCAGTGACAACACCCTCGATGTCCTGCTGATCTCCTCCGGCGTGGAGGGCCTCGGGGGAGATTCCGGCCGAGTCGGTGGTGCTGCGTGACGGCGGCTGTGGCGCCCGACCGCGCCAGGTCGGCGTTATGCGGCGCGGTTCGGGGACAGGACTCGGGCGAGCCAGTCGGTTCGGGTTCGGCGGGCTGTGGCCGAGATGTGTGCCTGCGGGTACAGGGCGTCGAACCCGTGGAAGCCGCCCGCCCAGACGTGGAGTTCGGCCTGGCCGCCGGCCGTCCAGATGCGGGTGGCGTAGTCGGTGTCCTCGTCGCGGAAGACTTCGGCGGAGCCGGTGTCGATGAAGGTGGTCGGCAGGCTGGAGAGGTTGGCGGCCAGTGCGGGTGAGACGTACTCGGACACCTCGTCGTCGGTGAGGTCACCGAGGACGGCGCGCCATCCGAACTCGTTCATCTCGCGGGTCCAGACACCGGGTCCGCCGGAGTACTGGCGGCTGGAGGTGCTGGTGTTGCGGTGGTCGAGCATGGGGCAGATCAGCATCTGGGCGGCGATCGCCGGGGTGCCGAGGTCGCGGGCCAGCAGGGTGACGCCGGCCGCGAGGCCGCCGCCCGCGCTGGCGCCGGCGACGACGATCCGGACGGGGTCGATGCCCAGTTCTTCGGAGTGTTCGGCGATCCAGCGCAGTCCCTGGTAGCAGTCCTCGACGAGGGCGGTGCCGGTGGCCTCGGGGGCGAGTCGGTAGTCCACGGAGACCACGACCGCGCCGAACTCGTCGAGCCACTCCAGCGGGATGTCGATCTGCGAGTAGCGGTCGCCCATGACCATTCCGCCGCCGTGCATCCAGTAGACGCAGGGTGCGGCAGTGGTGCGATCGGTGTTCGCGGGGCTGAAGACCGACAGGGGGACCGGGGCACCGTCCTTGACGGGCACGGTGATCTCGCGCCGGTCGACCTGCCGGTGCGCGAGCAGGGACTCGATGGGCGTCGAGGGGAGTTGGCGCAGTTGCGCGAGTACTTCCGGGCTGAGCCGGGACATCAGTGGCATGTCGGCCAGGAGCTCACGCAGTTCGGGGTCCAGGGCGGGTCGTGCCGTGGTCATGGTCGTTGGCCTTTCGTGGGGTGGCGCGGGACGGTCGGAGAGGGTGGGGGCCGCCTCGGTGGGCATCGAGGCGGCAGGCCGGGGGAGCGGTCCGGGGGTCAGAAGGCGGCCTTGCCGCGGACCGGGACGTAGTCGGTGTACTCGGATTCCTTGGCCAGCAGCCCGTCGATCTGCGCCACGATGGCCTGGGCGGCCTTGTCGGCGAAGATCCGGTGGTGGTCCTCCTCGCTGGTCCAGCCCTCGGTGATGTGGACGACGTCGGGCTCCGACGCGGAGCGGGAAACCAGGTAGACGACGCAGTGCTCGCTCGCGCCGGGGCTGCCCTCGTTCAGGCCGGTCAGCAGCAGGTCGACCAGCCGGTCCCCCATGTGGGGCTTGGCGGTCAGGACGGCGTTGAAGCCGTATGTGACGATCATGGCTGCCTTCTTCTTGGTGATGGAGTGAGGTGACTCCATTCAATGCGCCTGGCCTGCGGGAACGTAGAACGATGCGCGCTTGTACTTGCACGATCCTCGCGGGCTTGGGAGCTGCGCTGCGGAATGGTGCTGAACTGGACGCATGTTCCTCGAAGAGCTCCGCACCCTGCTGGCCCGGCATGCCCGGCCCGACTGGACCACTGCCATCGACGGCGTCCTGATCTCGAGAGTCGACCGGGCGGACCCGCTGGCGCCCTCCATGTCCGGCACGGTGCTGGCGGTCATTGCCCAGGGCGCCAAACGACTCGCGCTGGGTGAGAGGGTCTACGAGTACGGCGCCGGGCAGTACCTGGTCGCATCCGTCGACTTGCCCGTCACCGGACAGTTCACCCAGGCCCAACCGGAGCAGCCGGCCCTCGGCTTCGGCCTCACGTTGGAACCGTCCGCCGTCGCCGAACTGCTGTTGCAGGCCGGTCCCGCGGACACCCCCCGCGCCGGCGCAGGCGCGCCGTCGGGCATCGCTGTCAGCGATGCCCCGCCCGCACTGCTCGACGCGGTGGTCCGGCTGCTGCGCCTGCTGGACGAGCCCCGCGACCGCGTCGTACTGGCCCCGCTGGTCAAGCGCGAGATCCTGTGGCGCCTGATCACCAGCGAGCAGGGTGCGACGGTGCGCCAGCTCGGCCTCGCCGACAGCGGCCTCAGCCATATCTCCCGGGCCGTGCGCTGGATCCGCGAGCACTACGCGGAGCCCTTCCGGGTCGAGGACGTGGCACGCCTGTCCGGCATGAGCGTCTCCGCCTTCTACCGCAACTTCCAGGCGGTGACCGCGATGAGCCCCATCCAGTTCCAGAAGCAGATCCGGCTCCAGGAGGCCCGGCTGCTGCTCGCCACCCACCCGGGCGACGTCACCGGGGTCGGCCACCACGTCGGGTACGACAACCCCTCGCAGTTCAGCCGCGAGTACCGCCGCCAGTTCGGCGCACCCCCGAGCCGGGACGCGGCCCGCCTGCGGAACACCGTACGCGCCCCCGTGGGCTTCCTGCCCTGAGCAGGGCTGGACCACGGAGGAGGATCGTGCAAGGGGAAGGGAGAATAGTTCTACTATTACCGCAGGTCAGAGCGATTCAATGGGATCAGCAGTTCTCCCGCGGAGCAGAAAAATGCCTGTCCCTCCGCGGATCCCACCACATCGCAAGGGACACAGCATGAAGACAGTTCTGATCACCGGCACCTCCTCCGGATACGGGCGCGAGACCGCCCTCTATTTCCACGCCCAGGGGTGGAACGTCATCGCCACGATGCGCACCCCGCGGGCAGGCGTCCTGCCCGAGTCGGACCGGCTGCGCGTCGTCGAGCTCGACGTGACCAAGCCCGGGACCATCACCGCCGCGTTGGAGGAAGCGGGGCCCATCGACGTGTTGGTCAACAACGCGGGCGTCCCGTCGATCAGTGTGTTCGAGGGCACCCCCATGGCCCGAGTGCGGGAAGTTTTCGAGACCAACACGTTCGGCGTGATGGCGACGACGCAGGCGGTGCTGCCCCAGTTCCGCGAGCGCGGCTGTGGCGTGGTGGTCAACGTGACCTCCAGCGTGGTGCTGGGCCACATGCCGCTCTCGGCCGTCTACAAGGCGAGCAAGATGGCCATTGAGGGGTTCACCTCATCTCTCGCGCTCGAGCTCGAGCCCTTCGGTGTGCAGGCGAAGACGGTCGAGCCGGGCGCCTGCCTGGCGACGAACTTCGCGGACAGGGCGACGAACGGCGGGTCGCTGGACGCGCTGGTCCCGGCGCCCTACGCACCGTGGGTGAAGAAGGCCATGGGCGACTTCACGAGCCAGGACCTGTTCACCAAGGAGAGCGATGTCGCCGAGACGGTGTGGCGAGCCGTACACGACACGACCGGCCAGCTCCGGTTCCCGGCCGGTCCCGACGCGGTCCGGCTCGCCCAGGCGAAGTGATCAACCAGCGGGCGACGTCGGCGGGGGCGCCGAAGCCGGAGGCGGCCGTGCGCGAGCCCGCCGCCGTCCCGAGGGCGCCGGGCGGCCCGCCGCCGTAAGGTGGACCGCATGGTGGACGCGAGTGTGTCGACCTCGGCCGAGGCCGCTGAGCAGTCGCTGGACGAGCTGCTCCGGGCCACCCACGAGGCATCACCGATGGAGCTCCCGGTGGCCCTGGACCGCTACACCGAGGCCATGGGCATCGGCCGCGCGGTGATCTACCTGGTCGACCTCGAGCAGCGGCTGCTGATGCCGCTCGACGAGGACGTACCGCGTCTGGACATCGACGACTCCCTGGCCGGATTCGCCTTCCGCACCGATTCGGCGCAGATCGAGGACGAGGACGCGGGCGGCTTGTCCGTCTGGCTGCCGCTGATGAACGGCGCGGAGCGGCTGGGGGTGCTGCAGTTGCGGATGGAATCCCTGGACGGGCTCACGCTCTGGCGCTGCCGGACGCTGGCCTCGCTCCTGGCCCTGGTCATCACGTCCAAACGGACGTATATCGATACCTTCGCGCAGCGCATCAGGACCCGGTCCATGGAGCTGCCCACCGAGATGGTGCGGGCCTTCCTCCCGCCGCGTTCGATCGGCACCGGCCGGGTGGTCTCGACGGCCGTCGTGGAGCCCGCGTACGAGCTGGGGGGCGATGCCTTCGACCATTCGTTCACCGAGGACGTCCTGCACGCCACGATCCTCGACGCCATGGGCCACGATCTGGCCTCCGGGCTGACCACCTCCGTGGCGATGGCGGGCAGCCGCAACGCCCGGCGCACCGGCGCCGATCTGGCGGAGCTGGTCACCACCGTGGACGAGGCGCTGGCCAAATGGCTTCCGGACCAGTTCTGTACGGGCGTCTTCCTCCAGTTGCACATGCCGAGCGGGGCGCTGCGCTGGTCCAACTGCGGCCACCCGACCCCGCTGGTCATCCGCCGCCGGCGGCTGCTGGACAAGGAGCTGGAGCGGACCTCCGAGCCCCCGCTGGGGCTGCTCGCGCAGCTGTCGGACGCTCCCCGGCAGGTCCATGAGACGGCCCTGGAGGCCGGTGACCGCCTCCTGCTGTACACGGACGGGGTTGTGGAGTCGCGGGACGAGGGCGGTGAGCAGTTCGGCCTGGAGCGCTTCGCCGACCACATCATCCGCTCGACGGCCGCCGGGGAGAACGCCCCCGAGGTGCTCCGGCTGCTCATCCACGCCATCCTCGATCACCGGCACAGTGAGCTCAGCGACGACGCCACGATTTTGATGATCGAGTGGCTGCCGCCGGATCCCTGAGCCGTCGGGACGATATCCGATGACGCCCCCCGACCCCGCCGCCCGCCGCGTCCGGCCGGACACTCCGCCCGGCGCCCCCGGCCTGGCCACGGCCACGGTCGACGGCCACGGCGTGGTGACCGGGTGGAGCGAGGGTGCCCGGCGGCTGCTGGGCTATCGCGCCGAGGACGTCGTAGGGCGGTCGGCGGGCGAGCTGCGCGCGGAGCGGACCGCCGGGCCCGCCGGCGAGGGCCCCGGGCCGTGCCTGGCGGACGAGCCCCGGTGGAGCGGACGGGTCGCGCTGTGCCACCGGGACGGGCGCCGGGTGGAGGTCGAGCTGCTGGCGCACCGCGGCCCGGTGGACGGCGGATCCGCGGGCTGGCTGCTGGTCTCCGCCGCGCCCCGGGAGCCGCTCTCCCGGGAGCCGGGCGCACCGGCGGACCGCGCGTTCGCCCAGTGTCCGTGCGTCCTGGCGGTCTTCGACACGGAGCTGCGCCTGGTGTCGGCGAACGCCGACATGGAGGCCGCCACTACCCGCAGCGAGGACCAGATGCGCGGGCTGCGGCTGACGGAGCTGATCCGCCACGGGGAGATTGAACGGGTCGAGCGGGCCATGCGGCGAGTGCTGGAGAGTGGCGAACGGCTCGAGCTGGAGACGAACCTGCGGGGGCCTGGCAAGAGCCATGCGCACGCCTGGTCGGTCTCCCTGGCCCCGCTGGTCGACCGGACCGGCGGGCGCCAGGGCGTGTGCTTCGCGGCGCGCGACACCACCGCCGCGCAGGAGGCCAGGCAGCGGCTGCTGCTGCTCAGCGAGGCGGGGGCACGGCTGGACAGCACCCTGGACCTGGACCGGATCGCCCAGGAACTGGTCAAGGTGGCGGTCCCCGGGTTCGCCGACTTCGCCAGTATCGATCTGCTCACCTTCCTCCACCGGGGCGACGAGCCCCCGGCGGGGCCGCTGCGCGAGCCCATCACCCTGCGGCGCGCGGCCCACCGGTCCGTCCTCGAGGGCACCCCGGAGGCGCTGGTCGACGTTGGAGGCCTGGCCACGCATCCCCGGCACTCCCCCACGGCGGCGTGCCTGATCGAGGGCCGGGCCGCGCGGCACCAGGTGACGGAGTCCCTGCTGGCGGGCTGGGAGGCCACGGACCCCGCCCGGGCCGCCCGGATCCGCGAGCACGGGATGCATTCGGTGATCGTGGCGCCGATGCGCGCCCGTGGGGTCACCCTCGGTGCGGCTTTCTTCGCCCGCCACCGCACACCGGCGCCCTTCACCGAGGACGACACGATGCTGGCCGAGGAGCTCACCGCCCGGGCGGCCGTCTGTGTCGACAACGCCCGCCGCTATTTGCGGGAACGCATGACGGCCGAGACCCTGCAGCGCAGCCTGCTGCCGCAGGGGTTGCCCGACCTGACGGCGCTGGAGATCGCCTCGCGCTATCTGCCCTCGGGCGCCTGGGCCGGAGTGGGCGGCGACTGGTTCGACGCGATTCCGCTGTCCAGCGCCCGCGCCGCCGTGGTGGTCGGCGATGTCGTGGGCCGCGGCATCCAGGCTGCCGCCACCATGGGGCGGCTGCGCACCGCCGTGCGCACCCTGGCCGATATCGATCTGCCCCCCGGTGAGCTGCTGGCCCACCTCGACGATCTGGTCAACCGGCTGTCCTCGGACGAGAACCCCGAGATTGGCGGGGCCGTCGGCGCCACCTGTCTGTACGCGGTCTACGACCCGGTCTCCCGTCACTGCGCCATCGCCGCGGCGGGCCATCCCGCACCGCTGGTGGTCGGCCCGGAGGGCACCGCCGATCTTCTCGGCCTGCCCACCGGTCCGCCGCTGGGGCTGGGCGGGCTGCCGTTCGAGGTCATGGAGACGGAGCTGCCCGAGGGCAGTCTGCTCGCCCTGTACACCAACGGCCTGATCGTCGGCCGCGACCGCGAGATCGGCGAGGGGCTGGAGACTCTGCGCGAGGTCCTGAGCCGGCCCGCCCCCTCCCTGGAGGCGCTCTGCGACGACGTCCTGCGGGCCCTGCTCCCGGTCCGTCCCGACGACGACATCGTCCTGCTCCTCGCCCGCACCCGGGCGCTCCCCGCCGACCGGGTCGCCACCTGGGACATCCCCGCGGACGCGGCCGCCGTCGCCGAGGCCCGCCGGAACGCCACCGGGCAACTGCTGGCCTGGGGTCTTGAGGAGACGCTCTTCACCACCGAGCTGATCGTCAGCGAGCTGGTCACCAACGCGATCCGCTACGGTCGCCCGCCCATCCGGCTGCGGCTGATCCGCGACCGCGGCCGCCTCATCTGCGAGGTCTCCGACACCAGCAACACGGCGCCCCATCTGCGGCGGGCCCGGGTCTTCGACGAGGGCGGCCGCGGTCTGATGCTGGTGGCCCAGCTGGCGACGCGCTGGGGCACCCGGCAGGGCGCGGACGGCAAGACGATCTGGGTCGAGCAGGACCTCTCCCCGCACTGAACTGGGCCAATAACTCCCCGGTCGCGGGCGGGTGTTACGAGTGAGACCGTAGCGAATGGAGGGGGAGCCTCCGATTCGAGGAGCGACCATGAAAGCAGCTGTATACGAGGGACCGCGGACGGTGACGGTCAAGGATGTGCCGGACGCGAAGATCGAGCATCCCTGCGACATCATCGTGCAGATCACCACCACCAACATCTGCGGCTCCGATCTCCATATGTACGAAGGGCGCACCTCGTTCGAACCGGGCCGCACCCTGGGGCACGAGAATCTGGGGAAGGTCGTCGAGGTCGGCTCGGCGGTCCGGAAGGTCAAGGTCGGTCAGTACGTGGTACTGCCGTTCAACATCGCCTGCGGCTTCTGCAAACAGTGCGAACGCGGGCTGACCAACTACTGCCTGACCATGCAGCCGGAACCCTCTGCGGCCGGAGCCGCGTACGGCTTCGCGGACATGGGGCCGTACCAGGGCGGCCAGGCCGAGTATCTGCGGGTGCCGTACGGCGACTTCAACGCGCTGCGGCTCGGTGAGGACGCCGAGGAGCGCCAGCTGGACTATGTGATGCTGGCCGACATCTTTCCCACCGGCTACCACGCCACCGAGATGGCCGGCGTCAAGCCCGGGGACCAGACCGTGATCTTCGGCGCGGGCCCGGTCGGGCTGATGGCGGCCTATTCGGCGGTGCTCAGGGGCGCCGGCCGGGTGTGGTCGGTGGACTTCCACAGCGACCGGCTGCGAAAGGCCGAGGAGATCGGGGCCATCCCGATCGACATCCGCGAGCAGGACCCGTCCGACGTCGTCAAGTCGGCCACCCTGGGGCTCGGCGCCGACAACGGCTGTGAGTGCGTGGGCTACCAGGCCCATGACCCGCAAGGCCGCGAGGACGCCTCCATGACCATGAACGGCCTGATCGACTGTGTGCGGTTCACCGGCGCGATCGGCGTCGTGGGCGTGTTCGTCCCCGAGGACCCGGGCGGGAAGGACGTCCAGGGTGAACTCGAGGCCCAGGGCAAGGTGCCGATCGACTTCGGCAAGCTGTGGTTCAAGGGCCAGCGGATCGGCACCGGCCAGGCGCCGGTGAAGCGGTACAACCGGATGCTGCGCGATCTGATCGCCGGGGGCAAGGCCGAGCCGAGCTGGGTCGTCTCCCATGAGCTCGGGCTGGACGAGGCCCCGAGCGGCTATGAGCACTTCGACCGCCGCGACGAGGGCTGGACCAAGGTCGTCCTGCACCCGGACGGCTCGCGCTGACGGATGCCCTGTCCTGTGGGTGCATTCGGGGGGTGGATATTCGTCCCCGGATCGCTGGACCGTTCATGGCCCGGTTTGTCACCCTTTGTGGTAGAGGCTCGTTAACCGATCCCGCTCCCGCGGCCGGCCGGGCGCTGATTGTGGCTGGCGGCCGCCTGGGAAGGAGTTGCCATGGCCAAGGCAGTCGGAATCGATCTGGGCACCACCAACTCGGTGATCGCCGTGTGGGAGGGTGGTGAGTCCTCGGTCGTTGCGAACGCCGAGGGGAGCCGTACCACACCGTCGGTGGTGGCGTTCACTGATACCGGTGAACGGCTGGTGGGGCAGTTGGCCCGGCGCCAGGCGATTCTCAATCCGAAGGGCACCATCTACTCGGCCAAGCGGTTCATCGGCCGGCACTACGACGAGGTTTCGGACGAGGCCAAGGCGGTCGCCTACGACGTGGTCCCCGACGAGCACGGCCTGGCCCGGTTCAAGGTCCGCGACAAGCTGTATTCGCCGGAGGAGATCAGTGCGCAGGTGCTGCGCAAGCTGGCCGACGACGCGGGGAAGCAGCTGGGTGAGCGGGTGACCGAGGCAGTCATCACGGTGCCGGCGTACTTCAATGATGCTCAGCGCAGTGCCACCAAGGATGCCGGTGAGATCGCCGGGCTGAAGGTGCTGCGGATCATCAACGAGCCGACCGCGGCCGCCCTGGCCTACGGGCTGGACAAGAAGGGTCATGAGACGGTTCTGGTCTTCGATCTGGGTGGCGGCACCTTCGATGTGTCGATCCTCGATGTCGGGGACGGGGTGGTGGAGGTGCGCTCCACCGCGGGCGACAGTCATCTGGGCGGGGATGATTTCGACCGGCGGCTGGTGGATCATCTGGCGGATAAGTTCCAGCAGGAGAACGGCATCGATCTGCGTCAGGATCCGCAGGCGCTGCAGCGGTTGTTCGAGGCTGCGGAGAAGGCCAAGACGGAGCTGAGTTCGGTGACGCAGACGCAGGTCAGTCTGCCGTTCATCACCGCGGACGCCTCCGGTCCGAAGCATCTGACCGAAACCGTCATGCGGTCCACGTTCGAGCAGATCACCTCCGATCTGGTGGAGCGCTGCCTGGGCCCGGTCCAGCAGGCCATGGCCGACGCCAACGCCGGCGAGAACGACATCGACGAGGTGATCCTGGTCGGCGGATCGACCCGGATCCCCGCCGTACAGGCCCTGGTCCGCCGGCTGACCGGCGGCAAGGAGCCCAATATGAGCGTCAACCCCGACGAGGTCGTGGCCCTGGGTGCCGCGATCCAGGCGGGGGTGCTCAAGGGCGAGGTCAAGGATGTGCTGCTGCTGGATGTCACCCCGCTGTCGCTGGGTGTGGAGACCCGTGGTGGTGTGATGACGAAGATCATTGAGCGGAACACCACGATTCCGGTGCGGCGTACGGAGACGTTCTCCACGGCTGAGGACAATCAGCAGGCCGTGGACATCGTGATCCTGCAGGGGGAGCGTGAGCGGGCTGCTGACAACCGGGTGCTCGGGCGTTTCCAGCTCACTGGTATCCGTCCGGCGCCGCGGGGCGAGCCGCAGGTCGAGGTGACCTTCGATATCGATGCGAATGGCATCTTGAGTGTCACCGCGCGTGACCAGGACACGGGGAAGGAGCAGTCGATCCAGATCACGGAGACCGGCAATCTGGACCGCGGTGAGATCGAGCGCATGGTGCAGGAGGCCGAGCGCAATCGTGGTGAGGATCAGGCGCTGCGCGAGGCCGTGGACGCGCGCAACGAGCTGGACGCCATCGCCTACCAGGTCGAGAAGCGTCTTTCCGAGCTGGGTGATGCGGTGCCCTCGCATGAGCGGTCGCGTGCCGAGATGCTGGTCAACGATGCCCGTGAGGCGGTCAGGAACGAGGCCGGTGTCGACCGGACCAGGCCGCTGATCTCCGAGCTCCAGCAGGTCTACGCGGGCCTGGCCTCCCACGAGACGGCCGGCGCCGATGCGGGCGCGGGTGCCGGTGGGGCGGCCGGTGGGGCGGGCGGTGCCCAGGACACCGGGGCCGGGGCCGGGGGCGGGGGTGGGGACGATGAGGATGTCATCGACGCCGAGTTCGACAAGGGCTGACCGGTACGGCACCGCAAAGGCGTATTCGGCCAGAGGCTCATTCGACGAAGGCTGATGGAGAGGCCGCTTATGTCCACTCAACCGCAGCAGCCCGAACCGGTGCCGGAGGGTGCCGTGACCGAGCCGGAGCCAGGGCAGGAGCAGGGGCAGGGGCAGGGGCAGGAGCAGGGTCTGCCCGCGCCGGGTGGCGTGGACGCGCGCGGGAGGGGCGGGGAGGGACCGGGTCCGGATGCGGCCGGCGGCCCCGCCGGCACCGGCTCCGACACGGCGTCCGGTGAGCAGGCTGGCGCGCTGGCGGAGTTGGAGGACCGCTGGCGGCGGGCTCTGGCGGATGTGGAGAATCTGCGTAAGCGTCATGTCAGGGAGGTGGAGCGGGAGCGGGCGGCGGAGCGGGCCCGTACGGCGGCGGCTCTGCTGCCCGTCATCGACAATCTTGAACTCGCTCTGTCCCATGCCGAGTCCGACCCGGGTTCGATCGTGGAGGGTGTCAGGGCCGTCCGTGATCAGGCCGTGAACACTCTGGCCCAGTTGGGTTACGAGCGGCGGGGCGAGACGGGGGAGGCGTTCGATCCGGCCCGGCATGAGGTGGTCGGTGTGGTCGAGGACCCCGAGGCCGAGCCGGGCACGGTGGTCCAGGTCCTGCGGCCGGGCTACGGGGATCCCGGCAACCAGCTCAGGCCGGTGGCGGTGGCCGTGGCGAAGCGGGAGTGAGACGGCGATGGCACGGGATTACTACGAGGTGCTCGGTGTCTCACGGGGTGCGAGCCAGGATGAGATCCAGCAGGCGTTCCGCACCCGGGCCCGTCGCCTTCACCCCGTTGTGAACAAGGATCCGGACGCGGAGGAGCGGTTCAAGGAGCTCAACGACGCCTACAGCGTGCTCTCCGACCCCAAGACGCGGGCTCGTTATGACCGGTTCGGTGATGACTGGCGCAAGATCCCGGAGGACTGGGAGGAGCGTGTCGGCGCCGGCGCCGGTGCTGGTGCCGGTGGTGGTGGTTTCCGTGGGTGGACGACTGCCGGGGACGGGGGGCGGGTGCGGTTCACGCGTGGTTTCGGGGAGGACGCCGGGGGCGGGGGTGTGGATTTCGAGGATCTGTTCGGCGCGTTCTTCGGCGGTGGTGCGGGCCCGGGCGGGGGTGGGGGGCGGGTGGATATTCCGGGGGCCGATCAGGAGGCGGAGCTGCCGCTCACCGTGGAGGACGCCTTCCATGGTGGTCACCGTGTCGTGACCCTGGCCGGGCCGTCGGGGCAGCGCACGTTCGAGGTGGATGTCCCGGCGGGTGTGGTCGATGGGCAGCGGATCCGGCTGGCCGGGCAGGGCGGGCGGGGCACGGGTGACGCGCCGGCGGGGGATCTGTATCTGCGGGTGCGGATCCAGCCGCATCCGCGGTTCCGGCTGGAGGGCCGGAACATTCATGTGACGCTCCCGGTCGCGCCGTGGGAGGCCGCGCTGGGCGCGACCGTCCCGGTGCCCACGCCCGGCGGTACTGCCAAGGTGACGGTCCCGCCCGGGTCCTCCAGCGGACGCCGGCTGCGGCTGCGCGGTGAGGGCATGCCCAACCCGCGCGGACCCGACGGTGATCTGTTCGCGGAGATCCGCATCATGGTGCCGCCCAGCCTCAGCGACCGCGAGCGCGAGCTGTTCGAGGAACTGGGCCGCACCTCCTCCTTCGACCCCAGGAGCGAGCAATGACCACCCACGCACGAGGGACCGTCACGGCCACCCCCGGGCGCACCCCCACCCCCGGGAGCACTCCCACACCCGGGAGCACCCCCACCCCCGGGAGCACCCCCACCCCCGGGAGCACCCCCACACCCGGGAGCACGCACACACCCGGGAGCACTCCCACCCCCGGGAGCACTCCCACACCTGGGAGCACGCACACACGGGGGAGTGAGCGATGAGCACGCACACACCCGGGATGGTCACGGCGGCCCGGTATGCGCCCGTGACGTCGGTTCATTACGACCTGGTGCCCGCGC is a window of Streptomyces violaceusniger Tu 4113 DNA encoding:
- a CDS encoding heparinase II/III domain-containing protein produces the protein MPGYPRLTELFPSSLVAARMPRIGEWSPVPLAADRGAWEGIGNDTRDRVLQAAASTLEEPWPSLPASLFARFARDGDRWDHQAPAAARRERLGWAVLAAAISPSSAEFLDEVMDGVWALCEETSWVLPAHDFRVLGSHGRERGLLPDPECPTLDLGASMTAVLLALTDAIVGEELDRIDPLVRRRLRREVSTRVLQPYLQRDDWGWYDGSTAKLNNWNPWIHSELLLATALTEESDEVRGTLVSRIVQGLENYLAAHPEDGGCDEGPHYWWRAGASLFECLETLTSLLGTDAGVFDHPLIRAIARYPLATWIGDGWAVNFADGPARPREMGPAVLHRYGRRTDQPEVSAHARALRGGADAATPETGGPFDLRRISDALFDADWQAAGPAPFPLPVRSWLPDTQVLVTRAAAGTERGLLLAAKGGHNDESHNHNDVGTFIVALDARPLLIDAGVGTYRKETFSPERYGIWSMTSEYHNVPMVNGLGQPPGPGFRAAAVAHCCDGTTDELRCDLAAAYPPEAGLTRWQRTFRLVRDADDDERIEIGDAWGCSAPPGSLALHLLAGGDVALADGGGRAVVSPSAGRGLILGWNAGAFTASVETIPLTDPAFTRVWGSAIHRLVLTARRPATEGEHTLTVRPDSRPPRPRGDLDPAAEGELALDVSSSASSTRSL
- a CDS encoding alpha/beta hydrolase; translation: MTTARPALDPELRELLADMPLMSRLSPEVLAQLRQLPSTPIESLLAHRQVDRREITVPVKDGAPVPLSVFSPANTDRTTAAPCVYWMHGGGMVMGDRYSQIDIPLEWLDEFGAVVVSVDYRLAPEATGTALVEDCYQGLRWIAEHSEELGIDPVRIVVAGASAGGGLAAGVTLLARDLGTPAIAAQMLICPMLDHRNTSTSSRQYSGGPGVWTREMNEFGWRAVLGDLTDDEVSEYVSPALAANLSSLPTTFIDTGSAEVFRDEDTDYATRIWTAGGQAELHVWAGGFHGFDALYPQAHISATARRTRTDWLARVLSPNRAA
- a CDS encoding putative quinol monooxygenase — encoded protein: MIVTYGFNAVLTAKPHMGDRLVDLLLTGLNEGSPGASEHCVVYLVSRSASEPDVVHITEGWTSEEDHHRIFADKAAQAIVAQIDGLLAKESEYTDYVPVRGKAAF
- a CDS encoding AraC family transcriptional regulator, with the translated sequence MFLEELRTLLARHARPDWTTAIDGVLISRVDRADPLAPSMSGTVLAVIAQGAKRLALGERVYEYGAGQYLVASVDLPVTGQFTQAQPEQPALGFGLTLEPSAVAELLLQAGPADTPRAGAGAPSGIAVSDAPPALLDAVVRLLRLLDEPRDRVVLAPLVKREILWRLITSEQGATVRQLGLADSGLSHISRAVRWIREHYAEPFRVEDVARLSGMSVSAFYRNFQAVTAMSPIQFQKQIRLQEARLLLATHPGDVTGVGHHVGYDNPSQFSREYRRQFGAPPSRDAARLRNTVRAPVGFLP
- a CDS encoding SDR family oxidoreductase, translated to MKTVLITGTSSGYGRETALYFHAQGWNVIATMRTPRAGVLPESDRLRVVELDVTKPGTITAALEEAGPIDVLVNNAGVPSISVFEGTPMARVREVFETNTFGVMATTQAVLPQFRERGCGVVVNVTSSVVLGHMPLSAVYKASKMAIEGFTSSLALELEPFGVQAKTVEPGACLATNFADRATNGGSLDALVPAPYAPWVKKAMGDFTSQDLFTKESDVAETVWRAVHDTTGQLRFPAGPDAVRLAQAK